One region of Eriocheir sinensis breed Jianghai 21 chromosome 36, ASM2467909v1, whole genome shotgun sequence genomic DNA includes:
- the LOC127007881 gene encoding gamma-butyrobetaine dioxygenase-like, with product MNRKILHQGMVSSARLWRKGRQRVTAVTSVAPQPSAPPHLAAPQPHPFTTTTTPQQTTRPTPTPAQAHSEPTGIRVAEAGKEVLEVTFADGSHSAFPYCWLRDNCQCHECFDHDALCRKLTLEDWQHDDSPTSVQVEEDGGGVGLQWISGHSSRYEAQWLQQHAFTAAARDAQRSFLALRKELWSTELELPRLDYEAVMHQDTAMLDFLVTLERKGVVVLTKAPREPGTVFSIINNIGYVKPTHYGVHYPIRSKVSASSLAYTDQRLGMHNDLPYFNYVPGIIFLHCITQFEGEGGENDLSDGFQVARYLKEHHPGEYRILTDTPVYFWDKGTAQVKEETTEYHKIINLPILVEDRVSGAVVRVNNSQLRNSYLDLSPHLVTRWYAALRLFNQTVDQHSIRNKLKSGEMLVMDNTRLLHGRTAYNGALGERYMDQAYLDWDGALSRRRVLQERLGVTLE from the exons ATGAATCGCAAAATATTACATCAGGGAATGGTGTCTTCGGCCAGGCTGTGGAGGAAG GGGAGACAGAGAGTGACAGCCGTGACATCAGTGGCTCCCCAGCCCTCTGCCCCTCCCCACCTAGCAGCCCCCCAGCCccatcccttcaccaccaccaccacgccccagcAGACCACtcgccccacacccacaccagccCAAGCCCACAGCGAGCCCACAG GTATCAGGGTGGccgaggcagggaaggaggtgcTGGAGGTGACGTTTGCTGATGGTAGCCACAGTGCCTTCCCTTACTGCTGGCTGAGGGACAACTGCCAGTGCCACGAGTGCTTTGACCATGATGCCCTGTGCCGCAAGCTGACCCTGGAGGACTGGCAGCATGATGACAGCCCCACCAGTGTCCAG gtggaggaggacgggggTGGCGTGGGGCTGCAGTGGATCAGTGGGCACAGTAGTCGTTACGAGGCCCAGTGGCTGCAGCAACACGCCTTTACCGCCGCCGCCCGGGACGCACAGAGGAGCTTCCTGGCCCTGAGGAAG GAACTTTGGAGCACCGAGCTGGAGCTGCCGAGGCTTGACTACGAGGCCGTGATGCACCAGGACACGGCGATGCTGGACTTCCTGGTGACGCTGGAACGCAAAGGTGTGGTGGTGCTGACCAAGGCGCCGCGGGAACCAGGCACCGTGTTctccatcatcaacaacatcggTTACGTGAAGCCCACACACTACGG AGTCCACTACCCCATCCGCAGCAAGGTCAGCGCCAGCAGCCTCGCCTACACGGACCAGCGACTCGGGATGCACAACGACCTCCCTTACTTCAACTACGTTCCCGGG ATCATCTTCCTGCACTGCATCACCCAGTTCGAGGGGGAGGGCGGGGAGAACGACCTGTCCGACGGGTTCCAGGTGGCCCGGTACTTGAAGGAGCACCACCCCGGGGAGTACCGCATCCTCACCGACACCCCCGTCTACTTCTGGGACAAGGGCACGgcgcaggtgaaggaggagaccACTGAGTACCATAAGATTATCAACTTACCCATCCTTGT GGAGGACCGGGTGAGTGGCGCTGTGGTACGGGTCAACAACTCCCAGCTGAGGAACTCCTACCTGGACCTGTCGCCACACCTGGTCACGCGCTGGTATGCCGCCCTCAGGCTCTTCAACCAGACCGTCGACCAGCACTCCATCAGGAACAAGCTCAAGAGTG GCGAGATGCTGGTCATGGACAATACTAGGCTGCTGCACGGACGGACTGCCTACAATGGAGCCCTTGGGGAGCGCTACATGGACCAGGCCTACCTTGATTGGGACGGGGCACTCTCCAGGCGCAGGGTCCTTCAGGAGAGGCTGGGCGTCACCTTGGAGTAG